The genomic region CGGCCGGGCACCGAGATCTGGGGCTGGTTGATGCTCTCCACGATCGCCACCACCCGCTCCCGGGTGGCGGGGATGAAGCGCAGGCTCGGATCGGGCTGGAACACGGGTGACCTCGCGGGCTAGCGGGCGACGAGAGGATACTCCTCCGTGAAGGACGCCGTCTCGGCGGCGGTGCGGCGCATCTCCACGGCGGGGGCGTCGATGGCCACCTCGGTGCCGTGCGGCGTCCCCTCGCCCAGCACCACGCGCAGCGTGGCGTCGGCCGGGCCGGGGCCGTCGTCGGGGCGCTTGCGGGCCTCCAGGGTGACCCGGTTCTCGCCGGCGTGGAGGAACTTCGTGACCTCCATGACGAGCCGCGCGTCCCCCGCGCGGACCTCGCGGATCCACTGGGAGTTGACGAAGACGCTCACGTCGTACTGCGCCGCCTCGGGCCGGCTCTGCTCGGCGACGAGGAAGTAGCGGCGGGTGGGCGGCGCGGGCGCGTCGGCGCCGCTCGCGGGGGCCGCCGGCGCGGCGGGCGCGCCCGCGGCGAGGAGGGTCGCGGCGAGCAGTGGCGCGAGGGACGGCATGCTCTCCGGGCTTGTAGCCGCCCCGCGGCGGCAGGGTCAAGCGGCGCGGCGCGTCAGACGCCGCGGGCCGTGGCGCCCCAGACGATCTTGTGGATCTGGAGGTTGAGCCGGGCCTCGACGCCGCTCTCCAGGATCCAGCGCGCCAGGTCCTTCGAGTCCACGGCGCCGTGCACCGGCGAGACCAGCACCGCCACCCGCCCCGGCAGCGCGTGGCGCCGCATCACCTCGAGCGACCAGCGCCAGTCGTCCTCGCTCGCGACCACGAACTTCACCTCGTCGTGGGGACGCAGCGACGCGAGCCAGCCGAAGTCCTTCGCCACCTCGCCCGAGCCGGGGGTCTTCACGTCGGCGATGCGGACCACCTCGGGCGGGAGGGCGTCCATGGGGCGCTGGCCGTGGGTCTCCACGGTGACCTCGTAGCCCTCCGCGAGCAGCTCGCGGGCGAGCTCCGGCAGCTCCTTCTGGAGCAGCGGCTCGCCGCCGGTGAGGAGCACGAGCTTGCAGGGGTGACGGCGCACCTCGGCCAGGATCTCGGCGCGCGACAGGTCGCGCCCGCCCTGGAAGGCGTAGGCGGTGTCGCAGTAGACGCAGCGCAGGTCGCAGCCGGTGAACCGCACGAAGACGCAGGGCCTCCCGGCCCGCG from Anaeromyxobacter paludicola harbors:
- a CDS encoding radical SAM protein — translated: MRVTEIFFSIQGEGTRAGRPCVFVRFTGCDLRCVYCDTAYAFQGGRDLSRAEILAEVRRHPCKLVLLTGGEPLLQKELPELARELLAEGYEVTVETHGQRPMDALPPEVVRIADVKTPGSGEVAKDFGWLASLRPHDEVKFVVASEDDWRWSLEVMRRHALPGRVAVLVSPVHGAVDSKDLARWILESGVEARLNLQIHKIVWGATARGV